atataataataagttttCGAGATACAATTcatctcattttaaaaaaaaaaaacaaatgtattttttttaattaatcttaaACTCTAGATATCTTTCAGtaaatttaataactaatttatcaAGATACTAATATCTATTTAAAGCattaattttgtttctaaacaTAGACTTGTGAGATTTGATCAAATTTATGATCATAGTCTAAAGAGATAAAATTATCtatcaattatattattaattttgatataaatcatgttaaataactttaaaaaaaaaaaaaaacttacaaaagtAGTATCCATCCAATATATGACGGAACTAACCAGATGTTATAAGATGCATCATACAGTGATAACCATAGGGCATAGGGGGGCGTAGGATTTGGGCACAGTTTAgcttttgtcttttatttttttgtgctttttatTTTCCAACCCACACAGTAACTTGGACTACTTCTTATAAAAAGACTTCAACCCTCCCCCAAACCCCCCTAACTCTCTCTCTACTTTTAATCGTTCCCTTCATTCACTCCCCTTTCACTTTTTCCCTTCCAACAACACAAAATTTTTGTTCATTTCATACTAATTGTCATTAATTTTGAGACCCAAAAACATGGACAACCAACGAAGTCCTCTTCTTAGTTGGGCTTTCTACTGCCACGGCAaggtaactaactaactacccAAGCTTTTCTTTTTTACCTTAAAATCTGTTTCCATTGATTGAAGCTGCTTAGTTGAACATTTTAGTCATAAAAAGTGTGTGATGTAATGACCCTTATGGACTAATTGTTGATTAATCACATAACTTTGATGTGGGCACAGTCGATGGAGGAGCTGAAGCAGTCTCTGATGTACACTACCCTTGAGCTGGAACAAACAAGAGCAACTGTccaagaagaactaagaaaAAGAGACGATCAGCTTCTCACCCTAAAGGAGCTTCTCAACAAAGTCATAAGAGAAAGAGATGAAGCTCAAGAGAAATGCCAGAGACTAGTGTTGGAGAAAATGGTTTTTCAGCACCAAACCGCACCTGCTTCTGGAGTTTCCAGCATTGAGGACGAGCCAAGAAGGGGAATTAATGACTCCTCCAACAATGGCCTCTCTTCATCAGATTGTGAAGAAAGCATTGTTTCCTCTCCAGTTATGGAGCATTTGCCACCACAACAGCAACAGTTGCCAGAGTCAATGATTGAGCTAATCTCACCAGATAAACCGTTGCCAGAAAAGGGTAAGCTTTTGCAAGCAGTGATGAAAGCTGGTCCTTTGCTGCAGACACTGCTTCTTGCAGGACCACTTCCTCAATGGAGACACCCTCCACCCCCTCTTGAGTCCTTTGAGATTCCACCTGTCACCATTCCTTCACCACCACAACCACAACTTCCTCATCAAGATTCCTTCACCTCGAACTGTGGGAGAGTCAGTAGGAAAAGGGTTTTCTGTGAGGGCACTGATTCCCCCACACAGAACAAGTTCCAAAGGATTGTACTCCACTGACAACTACTACTATTGTTACTGAGTCAGCTTTATTTATTATccttttagtttttcatttataatatgttttaaaGGTTAGGTGTTCGATTCGACTGATCTAGCATATGTACAGTGGTTTTTGTTTTAACTTGGTGGAAGGAAAAGAACTTgaagggaagaaaaagaaaatggttgATTTTGGGTTTCTGCTGGTGATGTTTTGGTGGATGAAGGATTTGTCCTTGGCTGGCATTTTTGCCCTTCTcacattttccttttgtttcgTGTGAAGTGAAAGGGTCACTGAAATTGTAATGTAACTAGGATACTACTGTAGTGCAGTAAGTAatatgagtgtgtgtgtgtgtgagagagagattgATGTATTAGATCACATCAACAATTAAGGGGATGGGTGATTTGGGTGTGTAGTCGTTGGGGTTGGGGTTGGGGGGATGGTGTGGCCAACCACCAAGAGCGACGGCCACGAGTTCTGTGTGTCGGGTTAGGTGGACCCACAAATCAGAATCAGGATCTATTACTGGTGTGGTGTATGATTATATTAAGCTTTATTAGACAAGTTATCATTATTCACTTCTAATCatatttcttctctctttttctaataactaaagtaaaaaaaaaaacaacctcttcttttagttttatgtatgtatgtatctgCTCCCACTCAATCAGTCTGTTTATGATTCCATTAAATATTTCTTCCTTCAAAGAGGCACAAGAGCAGTTAATTTTGACCATTACCAATACATCTCTATGTTACCATACCATGTTCCATGAAAGCATAGCAACGAAAGCAAAAATCATCCACTCAACCAACAAATGAAGCATGCCAAATTATGGTATGTAAAGTTGAATCATATTGTAccccaaaaatgatttttttataaataaccaaAAAGTTGTTGTCTACAATCTTTAAACAACTGTTGTTGTCATTGGCATAACAAAAAAAGCTTATCCCTCTCCTCTAACTCCAATTCATGGTTATACCATTTCTCTTAGTGCGATTGTTATTTTAGAAAACCCTTTAAGTTATCAAAACTACCATTATTTGGGACCAAATATGAAATTTCCAAGATCCGAGAGAAGGATGTCAGCATCACAGTTGATATACTAAGTGTAGCCGTGTTCTATAACAGTGGTATGTTACACGCTCAAGGTGACAGTGTCAAGGGTAGGTAAAAGGAGGTCACATGGACAGTCTTCTCCAAAGCAGACAGGTGCATGCAGAGGCTGCACATCTTTGCCTAAATATAGTGCGTACTACACGTAATTTCCAAATGTAAACTTTACCCAGCAATTTACACTGTTCCTATTCAAGAACCCaagattttctgtttttattttatcaatgaaggttagttattaatttttatgttgtacgcagccttacccttgcatatgcaaagagactgtttccggattcgaacccatgaccaacaagtcaccaaggcacaactttaccgctgcaccagggctcgccctctagTTAAACTTTGATCTCTTTCCTCTTCTCTTCATCCTACACCACTAAGtcaatcttatttctctcattttctggCATTTTGACCTCTCTCGTGAGGTTAGCCCAATTGCTTTGTTAATCgacaaattaaaatagaaatgtAAAACTCTCATACAGCTAGCTATGTGTGTAATTAAACATTACATCAATGTATCCTTGGCAGTGACGGCAACAAGGAAGTCCTAGAAAACACGCTAAGCCTCTTCTGAACGGTGAACACAGGCTGCACAAATGACGCAACTCATGCCTTACAAGACAAGAGACATCGAAGCTTAGGTCAATATTAGGCCGAATAAGCCGAATTTAAACAACTCAATGGACAAAAAGATAGTTTTTAACCGATTAAAACCCAGGCccataattatatataacagaattaattattttataagataaGAACGTCGTACTGAAAATCACATTACAAATCCATAAACTTACtcttacaaattacaaattcaTAAGCTTATTCTTATGGATTATGAATTCGTATGTTTATTAACAAagatacttttaaaatttacaataatttgcTGAGTATACTAGAAAAATACTGGATGCACAAAGTAATTATCCAGAATAATTAgacaaatgaaaatatcaaaAGACAGGTCTTTgaattttcaaagtttaaaccTATGGCACAACCCATTAAAAGTagggtaaaaaaaatcaaagagaagtaAGAAACGAAAACTAGTTTGGACCTATTGCATAACCTTTAACTGGGATCCAAGTGAAAAGGGTTTATACGGGGGCTTATTCCAAAGAACAGAACGCGGAGGCTTGAAGAAGATGAAACACTTGCTTGACTAAGATTGTCATACCGCGTTCAAAACATTAGGCAGATCTCACTGCACGGCAATCATTGAACCCAGTCCTTAGTTTTCTCTAAAAAGTTTATCTGGCTCTTAGGAAGATTCACCCAtgattgaaataatatttaatgttatcttCTGAGTCAGGTCCATGGAATTAGAATTAGATATTAGAAACAGCGACATCTACAGTTAGAAAGCAACTTCAACACAACAATTTTACTATTGGATACCGAAAGATAAAAGCTCTCTCACAACACAACCATCATTTGACACATGGACTAATATTGAGATCCATTAACgcgaaaaatatttaaaactgtTTTCGTCGATGCTATCAGGCCTTAACTACTGCATCATGTTACAAAGAACAAACGTCTACTTCTGAAAAATTGTCTAATTAACATGGTTTAAGCGCAAATGTCTACTTTTTGGACCCTCCATGAGCTTCTTCCACGTTGTACACCGAACCTTCAATCATGTAGAAAAAGCAGTTATGCTCTCTGACCTATGCTTGAAGGTAAAGAATTCGCATTTGCATCAGCAAAAATTACTGAGATTTTATAGCTCAGCATGAGAAACAGAATTTTTTCActcaatcatcatcttcatcgtcATTTTGGTTGTTCGTGTGATTGTGTTTTTGAGCCTTATACATTTCAGCAACCTGAAAGGCAAGCAAGTAAAGCATAATTTTGATTTCCCATTGCTCTTTTTTCAATACAGTGTCATATTTTTGTCAGATAATGAAGATTGTACTTTACCTGCTCAGATGATGAGGCCTGTTCAGGAGCTTTGTCAGGCCTGACTCGAAGTAGTCGTGGAAATCGTAGAGATATGCCCTTTATAACAAAATGTACAAGTGCCACCAAAAAAGTTAAATGCAGctattattaacaaataaacaaTGTTAAAGGGCAGAATTCAGAGTGAAAAAAGGAAAACTTGCGTGACATTTACACTCCAATTCATTTGTTTTATTACCTTGTTCGGATCTACTATGCCCACTGCAGCACGGTGAACAGGGCTAATGGTCAGGTCGGCAGCTTTCACCTCCCACACCTGGATGAAATAAGGTAACATATAACTAAAAGTAAATATCTTTGCTACAACGATCATAATGCAATTTTGTcgggataaaaatatataaatgaaaaggCATTGGCAAAAAATCATGTCAACTCCTCTAGATCTTTCACCTCctctttaaaaattgaattgccATAAATCATAATATGATAGGGGAAATATGGTTAAGCATTTTGTATCATAAGCTTACTACACTGGTCCCAGGAAttatacaaaagaaaatgatCACAATGTTAGTTAGCTGCATCCATTATCCTCCACACTGTAATTAGCAATACATTTCCAAGGACACTCATTAAAAACTAGAAGGCAATGTCAAAAAAAAGGTTGATGGACATCATATAAATCCCCAGCCAATATAACCACTCGTTCACATTTCAGCCATGATCGAGTGGCATCAAACCATGATAGTATTCCCATCAGTATGAAAATTCTTCCATTGAAGTAATAGGAAATTCAAAACAAGGGCACAGTAATACCAGTAAGAGGCATTAGAAGATAACTCATTAATGATAGTACAGTTTTTTTTACGATCAGAGCATTAATGATATGATAGTACATTAAAGAACAGaattggaaaagaaaataatgaaattgccAAGAAAAGTCAAGATAATTCTCACCTCACTGGCTTCAAACCAGACATCAGGATTTATTGTTTCTCCAAATCTATAGTATGCCTGAAATCAAAGAgcatgtttaaattaatttataaaatattaagcaGGATTCAGAAAAGGTTAAGAGTGAACAAGAGGCAGGAACCTTTGGTTTGGGAATCACTTTAGAACGAAGACTAGAAGAACGTTCTTCAAGCACAGCTTCAGAGAATCCCGTTCCTATCCACCGTATCAAGAAGATTACGAGAAAGAATCAAGtttaacaaacaaataaacTGACCAGTGActttacaaaatgaaaatactcaCCTATCTTGCAAATACTTTGAAATTCTTCATTATCATTGTCATAGCAAGCAAGGAGGAAGGCACCATAAACTCCTACAAGACATGCCATCATTTCATTTCAAACTACTTTGAGCTAAAGGTTTACAGTAGCAGTATATATAAAATCCCTAGGGCATAGCCTTGTTTATGCATATGATGTTAAGAGATAAGTAACATAGGCATCATCACCACATTAAAGAGCATGATCACCTGTACGTTTCCCACGACCGTGGAAAGCAGCAATAGGTACCAAATCTAGTGAGTCCCCTATACTGCAAATTAGAGCCAATGA
Above is a window of Glycine soja cultivar W05 chromosome 12, ASM419377v2, whole genome shotgun sequence DNA encoding:
- the LOC114378164 gene encoding uncharacterized protein LOC114378164 codes for the protein MDNQRSPLLSWAFYCHGKSMEELKQSLMYTTLELEQTRATVQEELRKRDDQLLTLKELLNKVIRERDEAQEKCQRLVLEKMVFQHQTAPASGVSSIEDEPRRGINDSSNNGLSSSDCEESIVSSPVMEHLPPQQQQLPESMIELISPDKPLPEKGKLLQAVMKAGPLLQTLLLAGPLPQWRHPPPPLESFEIPPVTIPSPPQPQLPHQDSFTSNCGRVSRKRVFCEGTDSPTQNKFQRIVLH